A window of Bradyrhizobium diazoefficiens genomic DNA:
AGCGCATTCGCAAGCTCCCGGTCCGGCTGGAAAATATCGAGGTGTGAGGGGTGGAAAGCTCGGGCGCGTTGCGCTAGACACCCTCCGCCTCAAACGGAAGGTTTCTTATGCAGCGTTTCCAGCGCGCGCTCCTCACCCTGATGTCGGCACTCGCGATCACCGCGATCGCAGGCGTGTCGCATTTCGTTTCCACCACGGCCTCGGCCCAGACCGCAGGAAAGATCATGACCACAGCTTCAGGCTTGCAGATCATCGACGGCGTCGTCGGCACTGGCGCTTCGCCGAAGCCGGGCCAAATCTGCGTGATGCATTATACCGGCTGGCTCTATGAGAACGGCCAGAAGGGCAAGAAATTCGATAGTTCCGTCGATCGCAAGGAGCCGTTCGAATTTCCGATCGGCAAGGGCCGCGTCATCGGCGGCTGGGACGAGGGCGTCGCCTCCATGAAGGTCGGCGGCAAGCGCACGCTGATCATCCCGCCGCAGCTTGGCTATGGCGCGCGCGGTGCCGGCGGAGTCATCCCGCCGAACGCGACGTTGATGTTCGACGTGGAATTGCTCGCGGTGAAGTGAGCGCCACGGATGAGATAACAAAAGATCGGCCTTGCGGCCGGTCTTTGCGCTTTCAGTCTACGCGCGCTACTCTGCCGCGCGCTTTGCAGCGGCCGCGGCACGATCCATCGCGTCCTTCGCGGCGTCCTTGGCATCGCCCATGGCCTGTTGGCCCTTGCCCTTCACTTCCTGGACCGCGCCTTCGCCCTTCGTGCGGTCGGAACCGGTGGCTTCACCGATGCCCTGCTTGGCCTTGCCGATGGTCTCGTTGGCGTTGCCCTTGATCTTGTCGGTCGTGCTGCCCATGAAACTCTCCTTTCATTTTGCTCGCAAAGGCAACGTCCCGCAGCTCCGACCGTTCCGATTTTGGTATGGCCCGCGGGCGAAGCTTCGGGTTAGTTTGCCGCGCAAAGGAACCAACAGAAAGCAAGTCCCATGACCGGCCATGACCATTCGCATTCCCACCACGACCACGATCGCGACGATCGCTGGAAACACGACGGCGTGCGCGTCATTCCCGGCAACCAACTGGACACCAACGTGCCGTCGACGGCAGGCATGGACCGCGCGGCCGCGATCAATTTCGCGCGCGTCGGCGCGCAGAAATTGTGGGCGGGCACCGTCAGCATCAAGCCAGATGCCAAGACCGGTGCGCATCACCACGGCCATCTCGAAAGCGTCATTTATGTCGTGAAGGGCAGGGCGCGGATGCGTTGGGGCGAGAGCCTGCAATTCACCGCGGAGGCCGGCCCTGGCGATTTCATCTTCGTTCCGCCCTACGTGCCTCATCAGGAGATCAACGCCAGCCCCGACGAGGTGCTGGAATGCGTGCTGGTGCGCAGCGACGGCGAGGCGGTGGCGATCAATCTCGACATCGAGCCGGTCGAGAAGCCCGAGACCGTGCTGTGGATCGACCCGGTCCACCGCGATCCAAACGAGAAGAGGTAAGCCTGTTCTGAGGGGGCGCGGGGTGGTGCGACAGAACCCCGCAGATTCGGGGTCAAAAAATAGTCGGAGGCGGTGTCGGATTGCGGTCTGGCCGTCCGTCCTTGAGCAGAACCCCGCCAAGGAGCTTCCGATGCCCAAGATGATCTTCGTCAACCTGCCGGTGACCGACCTGAAGCGCGCCACCGCCTTTTACGAGGCGGTCGGCGCGGTCAAGAATCCGCAATTCAGCGACGAGACCGCGAGCTGCATGGTCTTCTCCGAGACCATTTTCGCCATGCTGCTGACCCACGACAAATTCCGCCAGTTCACGCCGAAGCCGATCGCGGACGCCAAGACCTCGAACCAGGTGCTGCTCTGCCTGTCCGCGGACAGCCGCAGCGATGTCGACGACATCGTCGGCAAGGCCGAGGCCGCGGGCGGGACGGCCGATCCCAGCCCGAAGGACGAGTACAGCTTCATGTACGGCCGCAGCTTCGAGGATCCCGACGGCCATATGTGGGGTGTGAACTGGATGGATCTCGCGGCCGCCCCTCTGCAGCCCGACATGGCGAACGCCTGATTGAAATCAACAAGGTCAAAGAACTGAAGAGGAGCATTCACGATGTCCAAGCTCGTACCCTGCATGTGGTTCAACGGCGACGCCGAAGAAGCCGCGAAGTTCTACACCTCGCTCGTGCCGAATTCGGCCATCACGCATGTCCAGCGCAACGTCTCGGATAATCCTTCCGGCAAGGAAGGCTCCGTGCTGGTCGTCGAGTTCACGGTGGCCGGGCAGCCGCTGGTCGCGCTCAACGGCGGCACGAAGATGGAATACACCCACGCGCTCTCGCTGATGATCCATTGCGACGACCAGGCCCAGGTCGACAGCGTCTGGAGCGCGTTCCTCGCCCATGGCGGCAAGGAGGAGCAGTGCGGCTGGCTCAGGGATCGCTGGGGCGTGGCCTGGCAGGTGGTGCCGAAAGTGATGTTCGAGTTCCTGTCGAGCTCCGACAAGGCGGCCGCCGCACGCGCAATGCAGGCGATGATGAAAATGGTGAAACTGGACGTCGACACGCTGCGCCGCGCCTTCGAGGGCAAGTCAGCGGCGTGAGGGCGACAGGGTTTCCCACACACTTGCTGTCATCGCCCGGCTTGACCCTATTAGATTCACACATCTCAAAAACAGAATCATCTTCAATGGCTTAGCCGAATGCCTGCCTTCGGCAATCCAATGTCGTCACAGCCGAAGCAAGTGACTCTGACGACTCACGTTTTCGTCTCGCCCACCAAGAAGTTCGAATCAGAAGTGTGCATATCGTAGGGCTTGACCGGGCGATCCAGTACTCTGAGACGGAGTGATTGAATCGATAGACCGCGGCGTACCTGGATGCCCCGGTCAAGCTGGGGCATGACAGCGGAAGTTGGGGCTGCCTTGCGCGAACTTCGTCCTAATAATTGATCCTTAGGCCGACGCCGCCGTGGATGGTGTTGCCGACCGGCTGCGGGCCGCGCGTGCCGTTGGCGAAGAGATCCACGATCCAGCCCTTTTGCACGCGGAAGCCGAGCCGGCCCCCATATTCGAACCAGCCCTGGTTGCCCATGGTCGGCACCACCATGCCCTCGCCAGTCACGGCGGCGACGATGCCGCTGTGGCTCGCAAACGACTGCACCCAGCCGCCATTGATGTTGGCCTCGATGCTGCTGCCATAGAGATGCGTCCATTGGCCGCCAATCTTGACGAGGCTGGTGCGGTCGGTGCCGGTCGCGATGGTAGTGTCGAACGGATTGAAAGCCACCGCATTGTCGCTGTAGCCGGACACGCGCTGCCAGAGCTGCCAGACTTCGATCGAAGCTGCGACCTCGTCGCGCGGAGAGAGGCGGCTCATCCAGCCGGCGCGGCCGTAGACCGCGTAGTTCGAGGCGTTGGTCGAGCTCGTCACGCTCACCGGACCGAGGCTGGTGTCGTAGTTGCGGGTGTAGCGCGCCTTTTCCCACGGCGTCAGGATCGTGCCGACGTCGAAGAATGGACGCGACGAGCCCCAGTCAGTGAAGTCGTAACGCAGCGCGAAGGCGCCGATCGGTGCGCTCGTAATCTTGTAGCCGCCTTCGTTGTATTGCGTGTAGGCGATGCCGGCGAGCAGCGACAGATTATTGGTGAGCTCCTTGCGGCCGTGAATGCCGGCCGACAACGAACCGGCCGAGCCGAACGCGCTGATGCAATCGCTGCAATTGACCTGCTCGTTGACGCCGAGCAGCACCGTGCCCAGCATCCGGTTGGTGATCATCTGGTTGAAGCGCTGGCTTGCGAGACCGCCGATCGAATTGCCGCTGGAATCCGCACCGGTCGGTGTCGGGGTCGGGGTCGGGGATGGAGATGGACTCGGCGAGGGCGAGGGATAGGGGCTCGGCGAAGGAGAGGGTGTCGAAGACGGCGAATAGGTCCGCGCAGGCGCCGGCTGGCCGCATTCGGACCCGCATGTCGCCTGGGCCGAGGCCGGACGAATATCGAGCGCGACAAACGCAAGCCCAGTCAAGGCTGTCAGCGTGCCAGCGAGGACGAAGGCCTTCAAGCGGTGTTGCGCCATTGTCATCGCCCGCACAGCATGCCGTCATCCTGGACGGCGGGGGTGATGGTCGGCGAGGCGGCGGCATATTGGTTGACCGCGCAAAGCCCGGCGCTTGCGGCGCAGTTGGCGGCAAAGGTCCAGGGCGGCGTGTTGGTCTTGGTGATGCTGACCTTGCCGCTGGTCGACGTGATGATTGCGGTGTCGCCCGGCTGGGTGAGCTGTACGCATTGCAAGCTCGTCGTGCAGACGCTGGCTGCGCCATCCTGGAGCACGACGACGGAGCGACCGCGCTGCGAGAGGATGTCGAGCGTCGTGCCGCGCACGCCGATGGTTGCCAGCGGCGTCGTGATCTTGTAGGCGGTCTTCTCGGAATGTCCGGTGACGAAGCGGAATGCGCCGGTGGTCATGCGGATCGCCACGTCGCGATAGCTGTGCTCATCGTTGAAGACGGCGCGGTCGAGCTTCAGCGTCGCGCCTGGGCCGAGCGACAAATTGGTGCTGTCGGCCATCACGAAGCGCGCCGCGCTGTCAGCGCCGGTGCGCACGGTCTCGTCGCGCAGCATGCCGTCGCCGACTTTGATCGGCGTTGTGGTCGCGGCCACGCGCACCACTTCCTTCTGGATCACGACGGCTTCGCCGACGCGAGTCTGCGCCAGCGCGCACGGCGCCGCGCACAATGCGGCCGACAACAGGGTGGAGAAAAGCCAGAAACGCAAATTCATTTCGCAACCGATCGATATGTCTCTGATCGTACCGGATCGCGCAGGCTTGCGATGTGGCGAAATTATCACAAGCGGCGCGGGACTGCGCTATGCTTAGTGACAGTTGCGGCGGAATGCGTTCAATGAAATCTATGATGCTTGTTTTTGTCCGCGGTGACGCAAATTTGCCACGTAAAACGCTCCCACAGCAGTCGCTTGAATTGTCCGCAGTTCCAAAGGTGTCGCGGAGCGCAGTGATTGCTGTCGCGATTTTCCTGGTCGCCCATCTCGCGCTGCTGATCGGAGTGACGACGCCGGAGAAGTTCGTCTTCGACGAGGTGCATTACGTGCCGGCGGCGCGGCAGATGCTGGCGCCGGCGATATCGCAGCCGATGCTCAATCCGATGCACCCGCCGCTGGCCAAGGAGCTGATGGCGGTCTCGATCGCGGCCTTCGGCGACAGCGCGCTCGGCTGGCGTTATCCCGCGACATTGTTCGGCGCATTGGCGATCGTCGCGATCTATCTGTGCGGCCTCGCGCTGTTTCGCGCACAGGGGCCAGCGATCGCCGCAGCGCTGATCGCGGGATTGAACCAGATGCTGTACGTGCAGGCGCGCATCGCAATGCTCGATATCTTTGCGCTCGGCCTCGGTCTGCTCGCGACCGCAGCCTTCATGCATGGTTTTCGAGGAGAGCGGCCACAGGCGCTGTTCGCGCTCGCCGGCAGCCTGTTTGGCCTGGCCGCAGCCTGCAAATGGAGCGGTCTGTTTCCGCTCGGCGTCTGCATCGTCATCGTTGCGGTGGTCCGCCTGATGCAGGGCTGGCGCACGCTGTTCACCGATGCGAAGCCGGACGACTGGTATCGGCCGGACCTCTGGCCCGGCTTGGGGCTGCATCATGTCGTGCTCTGCTTCACCGTCTTGCCGAGCGTGGCTTATCTTGCGGCGTTCGTTCCGCTCTACGGGCTGTCGTTGCCGGATCTGATCGAGGCGCAGCGCCGGATCTTCGCCGACAACACCACGACCGCGATCGCCGGTCACACTTATATGAGCCCGTGGCCATCCTGGCCTTTGCTCGCGCGCCCGGTGTGGTTCCTGTTCGACAAGACCTCGGAAGACAACGTCTCCGCAGTCGTCTTCCTCGGCAATCCGCTGGTGTTGTGGCCGGCCCTGCTCGCGCTCGCGCTCGTGCTGCGCGATTTCGTCGTTGAGCGCCGCTGGGATGCGTTCCTGATCGCGGCGTTCTATTTCGGTCCCTGGCTCGCCTGGGCGTTGCTGCCGCGCACGCTGGGTTTCATCTACTATTATCTGCCGGCCGCCACCGCGGCGTCGCTCGCGCTGGTCTATGTGCTATGCCGGGACGGACTGCCGCGCTGGCTGCTCTGGGCCTATGTCGGCACCGCCGCGATCGGTTTTGCAATCATGCTGCCGATCTCGGCGGCTTTCGTCAGCACCTCGATGCAGACCTTCAACCGGTTGATGCTGTTCCAGAGCTGGATCTGACAACGCCGCCTGCCAGGGGAGGGCAGGCGGCGTGCGTCTTGACGATTGCCTTGGCTTATTTCGACGCGGTCTTGGTGTCCATGTTCACGACCTGGACGCGGCGGTTGATCGGATCGGCGCCGTTGGCGGGATCCTTCAGCTTGGTCTCGCCGTAGCCGACGGTGACAAGATCGGCGCCGTTGAGGCCGTAGTTCTGCACCAGGTACTTCTTGATCGTGTCGGCGCGCCGCTCGGAGAGCCCTTGATTGTACTCTTCGCTGCCGATCGCGTCGGTGTGGCCGGCGACCACGAAGGTCGAGCCCTTGAGCGCCGGATCGGACAGAGCCTTGCCCAGTGCCTGCACCGATGCCACCGAGGTCTTGGCGATGTCGGCCGAGTTGTAGTCGAACTGGATCTCCAGGTCGATTTTCGGCTTGGTTGCGGCGAGCTCGGCGATCTGCTCGCGCTCGCCCATCGAGAGCGACCGGGTCGGGCGGTTGCGTACGGTATTCAGGAAGGTGACTTCCTTGGCCTGCGCGGCCGTGTCGGCCTGCGGACCGGCGGACAGGCTGCGGGTCGCCGGCTTCGGCTTCAGCGCATCCAGGATCTGGCCAGTGGAGACGTTGTGGTCGCCGGCCAGAGCCAGGCCCGCCGTCATCGACAGCGCGGCGGAAAGAGTAATCGCCTTCAGTCCAAAGAGCCTATCAAAACGGGTCATTGTCGTATCCTCGCTGTTACGCCTGATAGCGATTTGATGCTGCGAGCATAGGGCAGGTTCAAAGGTGCTGATGTGATCTTGGTCACGGTGGCTGCAGCCGCTTCCAGGCTCATCCTAGCGCATTTGCAGCCTTCCCGGCGGGCGGACCGGGGCCGACGCCCTGGGGGTCGCCACCGGCGGCCTCGGTGATCGGCCCAAGGCGCCCAAGGATGGCCGCTGAGGCGCCCGTCTTTGCATTGCAGCAAGAAAATTGTCTTCTCCACGAAACGTCTCTGCAGGAAGATACGTAACTGCGAGGCCGGCATAACGCCGGTTTCATTTTTAATTTGAGGAGACGTCTCGATGAAGACCTTGCTGATGGCCGCAGCCTTTGTCGCATTTGCTTTTTCGCCCGCCTCTGCCGCGATGATGGGGTGCACCAAGGACAATATGATGAAGTCCGCTGCGGCGATGGGCGGTACGCCCGACACACCAGCCAAGGTGGCGGCGAACAAGGAAATGGCTATGGCCAATACGGACATGAGCAACGGCAAGATGAAGAGCGCCTGCATGCATTACATGAAGTCGCAAAAGGCCATGATGGCGAAATAGGCGCAGGACGCGCATATTCGGCCGCGCTGTCAGCAGATGGCAGCGCGGCCTTTTTCTTCGTCGGTTCTGCTCAGGTTCTTTCTCCCGGCGCGAATCTCGCTACATTCCTAGCTGCAATGTCACGCGCGCCCAAACCGTTCCCACTCACCACGACGCAAGCCCGGCAGATCTGGCTACATGCCCAGCGGCTGGATCAGCGCACGCCGTTTGGCGACGGAGCGCAGGCCGTCGCGGACGCGGTCGCGCATCTCGGTTATGTGCAGATCGATACGATCAACGTCATCGAGCGCTGCCACCATCACATCCTGTTCAGCCGTATCCCGTCCTACCGCCGCGCCGATCTGCGCCACGCCCAGAGCGTCGACAGAAGCGTGTTCGAATACTGGACTCACGCGCTCTCTTATGTGCCGGCCGGCGACTTCCGCTTCTTCCTGCCGGCGATGCGCGAGCACCGCCGCGAGGGGCACAAATGGTTCGCCTCAGTGAAGCCGGCCGATACGCGCAAGGTGATGCGGTTGCTGCGCGCCGGTCCGCTGACGATCCGCGACATCGAGGACGACGTCCTCGCCGAGAAGGAGCATCTGTGGCAGAGCCGCAAGCCGTCGAAGCGGGCGTTGCAACTCGCCTTCTATACCGGCGCCGTAACCATCAGCGCGCGGCAGGGCATGCTCAAGACCTACGAGCTGATGACGCGCCATTTCGGCTGGGACAAGCTGCCGAGGCCCGCCTCGGCAAGGGAGATCACGGCCTATCTGCTCGACCGGGCATTGCGGTCGCAAGGTGTGGTGAGCCTCGATTCCATCTGCCATCTCGACGCGCCGCGCAAGAAGGCCGTGGCCGGCCTGATCGCCTCCCGCGTCCGCCGCGGCGACCTCGTGCCTGTTGCGATCGAGGGCGCCGGCAAGCAGGAGCATTGGGCGGCGCCGGCAGCGCTGGAGCCGTATGAGATGTCACCCGATCTCGTCCACATCCTTTCGCCGTTCGATCCTCTCATCATCCAACGCAAGCGCACCAATCTCATCTTCGGCTACAACCATCTATTCGAGGCCTATGTGCCGAAGGCCAAGCGCAAGCTCGGCTATTTTGCGCTGCCGGTGCTGGTCGGCGACGAGATCGTCGCTGCGCTCGATCTGAAGACCGACCGGCAGGCGAAGAAGCTGTTGATGCAGAAATGGACTTGGGTCGGGCAGGGGAAGAAGACCGCGGGGCGCAAGGAGCTCAAGCGCCAGATCGAGGACGAACTCGACCGTTTCGAGCGGTTTCAACTGGCGGAGTGAAGGCTGCTTGCCACAGCGTCGGTCCCGTAGGGTGGATTAGTTAGCGGAGCGTAATCCACCACTGCTCGTATCCGCAGAGACAGAAGAGGTGGGTTACGCCGGCGGACTGCGCTTCGCGCAGCCGCAAGGCTAACCCACCCTGCGCAGTTCAGCGAGCCAATCGATCCAGACGCCGACCCCAATCCCGATCGCATAGGCCACCAGATTCCATAGCGAAAAGATCCGCCCAAGCAGCAGGGCACCGGTCGTCGTCAGCCGAAACGCATCGAGCCATGGCGTGTGCAGCAGCCGAGAGAATTCCACGACGAGTGCGATCATCGCCGCGATGGCCGCAATCTGCGTCCGCGTGAGTTGCGGCAGCAAAACCCCGACCAGCAGAAACACCATCGTGGCCCACAACAGCGAGCCGCCATACTTCACGACGAGCGCGGGCAGTCCGAGCGGAAAGCCGTACCAGCGCAGGGACAGCCCGCAGACGATCACCCCAAGCGCGAGGGCGGCGCGGATCAGCGATGCCCGTAGCAGCGCAACAGGTTGATCCGGTTGCGCTCCGTGCATTGCTCGCTCCATTGACTCTTTGCCAGCGATGCTCAAAACCGCCACTCAGCCCTAGAAAAGCAACAACCAAGGGGAAGCCATGAGCCAGACCACCATCCATGCCGGTTCCGCCGGCGGCGCCAAGGATGCCAAGAGCGAAATCGAAATATCGACGATCCGCACCATCTCCTGGCGCCTGATTCCGTTCCTGGTGCTGGCCTATTTCTTCTCCTATCTCGACCGCGTCAATCTCGGCTTCGCTGCGCTGACCATGAATGCGGAACTGAAGTTCACGCCGCTGATCTTCTCCTGGGGCGCCGGCATCTTCTTCATCGGCTATTTCATCTTCGAGGTGCCGAGCAATCTGGCGCTGGAGAAATTCGGTGCCAGCCGCTGGATCGCCCGCATCATGGTGACCTGGGGCATCATCTCCGCCCTGATGGCGATGGTGAGCGGCGTCACGAGCTTCTACGTCCTGCGTTTCCTGCTCGGTGTCGCCGAGGCCGGCTTCTTCCCTGGCATCATCCTCTACCTCACCTACTGGTATCCGGCCGAATATCGCGCCCGCTTCCTTGCGGCCTTCGCCATCGCGGTGCCGGTTTCGACCGTGATCGGTGCGCCGATCTCGGGCCTGCTGCTCGGGCTCGATGGCACGATGGGTCTGAAGGGCTGGCAGTGGCTGTTCATTATCGAGGGCATTCCTTCCGTGCTGCTCGGCATCGTCACGTGGTTCTATCTCACAGACAAGCCGGAGAAGGCGGATTGGCTGTCGGGCGAGCAGAGGGCGTGGCTCAAGGCGAAGCTCGATTCGGAGATCGCGGCCAAGCAGGCGGTGAAGCGTTTCTCGCTCGGCGAAGCGCTGTCCTCGCCCAAAGTGATCGCGCTCAGCCTGATCTATTTCGGCTTCGTCGGGGCGCTCTATGGCATGCAGTTCTGGCTGCCGCAGATCGTCAAGGCGTTCGGGCTGACCAACGCGCAGACCGGCTTCGTCACCGCGATCCCGTATCTATTCGGCACCATCGCCATGATCGTGTGGGCGCGTCACTCCGATGCCACGCGCGAGCGCGTGATGCATGTCGGTGCGCCGCTGCTGCTCACCGCCGTCGCGCTCGGCGTCTCCTCCCATCTCACAGATCCGACCATGACGATGGCGGTGCTGACGGTCGCGGCGATCGGCGTGTTCTGCTGCTTTGGCGTGTTCTGGACCCTGCCGACCGCCTGGCTCTCTGGCACCGCGGCCGCCGGCGCCATTGCCCTGATCAACTCGATCGGCAATCTCGCCGGCTTCGGCGGCCCCTATCTGATCGGCTGGGTCAAGGAAGCCACGGGTCAGACCTCGACCGGCCTGCTGGTGCTCGCCGTGCTGCCTCTGATCGCCGGCATCCTGGTGTTTGTAGGCGGCCATGACAGTAAGCACGAGTTCGCCGGGCCGGGGCAATAAAAGGAAGCTTCCTTAGGGGTGGCAAAGCGCAGCGTGCCCACCGCTGGTCTTGGGGATCAATCCATGCAGCCGTGGCACGGCGCTAACGCGCCTTTGCCACCCGGATTGCGCTGCGCTCCATCCGGCCATCGGTCTCCGCGTACTCTAAGAGAACACCCTCCTGGGGACCCTCCTCTCGCTCCTCACCACCCCCTTAACGATCACGCTTTTCTGATGAATGACGATTATTGACTTTCATCAGTGATTAATCGACATTCCTCTCATTCGATATGCAGGAGTGTCCTTCGATGTTCGTCCGGTTGGTTTTGTCGAGCTATTCCAGGCTGTTGGCAGGCGTGTCGCTGGCCCTGATGGCCGTTGCGCTGGCCGGGTGCAATGATACCGTCGCCGAGAAGGCCGAGCCGCCGCGGCCGGTTCTGGTCGCGACTGCACATTATGATGCCGAGACACCGGAGCGCAGCTTTGTCGGCACCATCAGGCCCCGGATCGAGAGCGATCTTGGCTTCCGCGTCGCCGGCAAGGTTGCCAAACGCCTCGTGGAAGTCGGCCAGGCCGTCGAGATCGGCCAGCCGCTCGCCACCCTCGACGAGGCCGATTTGCAGCTTCAGGCCGAGCAGGCCGTCGCCGAGCAGACCGCCGCGACCGGTGTGCTGGCCCAGGCCGCCGCCGCCGAGCAGCGAGCCAAGGAGCTGAAGGCCAAGGGCTGGACCACCGATGCCCAACTCGACCAGAGCCGCGCAGCCGCCGACGAGGCTCGTGCGCGCCTCGACCGTGCCGTTCGCTCCGTCGAACTGACCAAGAATGCCCTTTCCTACGCGACGCTTGTTGCCGACGCCCGCGGTGTCGTCACCGCAACGCTGATCGAGCCCGGCCAGGTGGTCGCCGCGGGCCAGGCTTCGATCCGTGTCGCCCGCTTTGCCGAAAAGGAAGCGGTCGTCGCGATTCCTGAGACGCTGGTTGGACGCGCCAAGTCGGGCGTCGCCAGCGTCACCCTTTGGTCCGAGCCGGGCAAGAAGTACACCGCCAAGCTGCGCGAGATCGCGCCGGCGGCCGATCCGGCCACGCGCACCTATCTGGCAAAGTTCTCGCTGCCTGAGGCCGACGACAAGGTCGCGCTCGGCATGACCGCGACGCTGACGCTGTCGGACGCCGCGACCGAGCGCGTCGCGCGCTTGCCGCTGTCGGCATTGTTCAACGAAGGCGGCAAGCCCTCCTTCTTCGTCGTCGACGACAAGGGTGGGGTCACGCTGAAGCCGGTCGTGGTGAAGTCGTACGAGAGCAACGACGTGGTCATCACCAGTGGTGTCGAAGAGGGCGCCAAGATCGTCGCGCTCGGCGTGCAGAAGCTCGATCCGGGCCAGCGGGTGCGAATCGTGTCGTCACTGTCGTTCTGAGTTTCCTACGAGTTCCGTCGTTGCGAGGCGAGTTTCGGCCCGAGCGCAAATGCGAAGGCTGAAGCGGCGAAGCGATCCAGAACCTGCCCAGCCCCCTGGATTGCTTCGCAGCCTCGCGATGACGGGTTGAACAGAGTGGCTGTCGTTTTTTTGGCAATTGGATCGTCTTTTCGGAGAGAGCGATGAAACGCTTCAATCTTTCGGCCTGGGCCGTCAGCCATCCGACGCTGGTGCTCTTCCTGATGCTCGTGCTCGGCGTCGCCGGCTTCTTCTCGTATCAGAAGCTCGGCCGCGCCGAGGATCCGTTCTTCACGGTCAAGGTAGTCAACGTCTCCGTGATGTGGCCGGGCGCAACCGCGCAGGAGATGCAGGCGCAGGTCGCCGATCCCATCGAGAAGAAGATCCAGGAGCTGCCCTATTTCGAGAAGGTGCAGACCTATTCCAAGCCTGGCTTCACCGCGCTCCAGGTGACTTTCCGCGACTCCACGCCGCCGAAGGACGTGCCTTATCTCTTCTACTTGCTGCGCAAGAAGCTGGTCGACGTGCAGGGCCAGCTGCCCTCGGGGATTCTGGGCCCCGTCGTCAACGACGAGTTCTCCGACGTCGATTCCATCCTCTACATGATGACCGGCGACGGCGCTGATTACGCCCAGCTCAAGAAGGTCGCCGAAGGTTTCCGCCAGCGCCTGCTCAAGGTGCCGGGCGTGACCAAGGTCGATATGTACGGCAACCAGGACGAGCGCATCTTCGTCGAGTTCAGCCACGCCAAGCTCGCCACCCTCGGCATCACGCCGCAGGCGCTGTTCGAT
This region includes:
- a CDS encoding FKBP-type peptidyl-prolyl cis-trans isomerase, which codes for MQRFQRALLTLMSALAITAIAGVSHFVSTTASAQTAGKIMTTASGLQIIDGVVGTGASPKPGQICVMHYTGWLYENGQKGKKFDSSVDRKEPFEFPIGKGRVIGGWDEGVASMKVGGKRTLIIPPQLGYGARGAGGVIPPNATLMFDVELLAVK
- a CDS encoding FecR family protein, translating into MNLRFWLFSTLLSAALCAAPCALAQTRVGEAVVIQKEVVRVAATTTPIKVGDGMLRDETVRTGADSAARFVMADSTNLSLGPGATLKLDRAVFNDEHSYRDVAIRMTTGAFRFVTGHSEKTAYKITTPLATIGVRGTTLDILSQRGRSVVVLQDGAASVCTTSLQCVQLTQPGDTAIITSTSGKVSITKTNTPPWTFAANCAASAGLCAVNQYAAASPTITPAVQDDGMLCGR
- a CDS encoding VOC family protein → MPKMIFVNLPVTDLKRATAFYEAVGAVKNPQFSDETASCMVFSETIFAMLLTHDKFRQFTPKPIADAKTSNQVLLCLSADSRSDVDDIVGKAEAAGGTADPSPKDEYSFMYGRSFEDPDGHMWGVNWMDLAAAPLQPDMANA
- a CDS encoding CsbD family protein, which encodes MGSTTDKIKGNANETIGKAKQGIGEATGSDRTKGEGAVQEVKGKGQQAMGDAKDAAKDAMDRAAAAAKRAAE
- a CDS encoding DUF2809 domain-containing protein; translation: MHGAQPDQPVALLRASLIRAALALGVIVCGLSLRWYGFPLGLPALVVKYGGSLLWATMVFLLVGVLLPQLTRTQIAAIAAMIALVVEFSRLLHTPWLDAFRLTTTGALLLGRIFSLWNLVAYAIGIGVGVWIDWLAELRRVG
- a CDS encoding OmpA family protein translates to MTRFDRLFGLKAITLSAALSMTAGLALAGDHNVSTGQILDALKPKPATRSLSAGPQADTAAQAKEVTFLNTVRNRPTRSLSMGEREQIAELAATKPKIDLEIQFDYNSADIAKTSVASVQALGKALSDPALKGSTFVVAGHTDAIGSEEYNQGLSERRADTIKKYLVQNYGLNGADLVTVGYGETKLKDPANGADPINRRVQVVNMDTKTASK
- a CDS encoding cupin domain-containing protein; this encodes MTGHDHSHSHHDHDRDDRWKHDGVRVIPGNQLDTNVPSTAGMDRAAAINFARVGAQKLWAGTVSIKPDAKTGAHHHGHLESVIYVVKGRARMRWGESLQFTAEAGPGDFIFVPPYVPHQEINASPDEVLECVLVRSDGEAVAINLDIEPVEKPETVLWIDPVHRDPNEKR
- a CDS encoding crosslink repair DNA glycosylase YcaQ family protein yields the protein MSRAPKPFPLTTTQARQIWLHAQRLDQRTPFGDGAQAVADAVAHLGYVQIDTINVIERCHHHILFSRIPSYRRADLRHAQSVDRSVFEYWTHALSYVPAGDFRFFLPAMREHRREGHKWFASVKPADTRKVMRLLRAGPLTIRDIEDDVLAEKEHLWQSRKPSKRALQLAFYTGAVTISARQGMLKTYELMTRHFGWDKLPRPASAREITAYLLDRALRSQGVVSLDSICHLDAPRKKAVAGLIASRVRRGDLVPVAIEGAGKQEHWAAPAALEPYEMSPDLVHILSPFDPLIIQRKRTNLIFGYNHLFEAYVPKAKRKLGYFALPVLVGDEIVAALDLKTDRQAKKLLMQKWTWVGQGKKTAGRKELKRQIEDELDRFERFQLAE
- a CDS encoding VOC family protein, which gives rise to MSKLVPCMWFNGDAEEAAKFYTSLVPNSAITHVQRNVSDNPSGKEGSVLVVEFTVAGQPLVALNGGTKMEYTHALSLMIHCDDQAQVDSVWSAFLAHGGKEEQCGWLRDRWGVAWQVVPKVMFEFLSSSDKAAAARAMQAMMKMVKLDVDTLRRAFEGKSAA
- a CDS encoding glycosyltransferase family 39 protein, translating into MSAVPKVSRSAVIAVAIFLVAHLALLIGVTTPEKFVFDEVHYVPAARQMLAPAISQPMLNPMHPPLAKELMAVSIAAFGDSALGWRYPATLFGALAIVAIYLCGLALFRAQGPAIAAALIAGLNQMLYVQARIAMLDIFALGLGLLATAAFMHGFRGERPQALFALAGSLFGLAAACKWSGLFPLGVCIVIVAVVRLMQGWRTLFTDAKPDDWYRPDLWPGLGLHHVVLCFTVLPSVAYLAAFVPLYGLSLPDLIEAQRRIFADNTTTAIAGHTYMSPWPSWPLLARPVWFLFDKTSEDNVSAVVFLGNPLVLWPALLALALVLRDFVVERRWDAFLIAAFYFGPWLAWALLPRTLGFIYYYLPAATAASLALVYVLCRDGLPRWLLWAYVGTAAIGFAIMLPISAAFVSTSMQTFNRLMLFQSWI